A single genomic interval of Malania oleifera isolate guangnan ecotype guangnan chromosome 11, ASM2987363v1, whole genome shotgun sequence harbors:
- the LOC131168500 gene encoding putative germin-like protein 2-1, whose protein sequence is MNKMAANSLLSIVFLAVALSLTSASDPDPLQDFCVALNDTKKAVFVNGKFCKDPKLATASDFFFSGLNMPGNTSNRVGSNVTLVNVDKLAGLNTLGISIARLDFAPYGLNPPHTHPRATELLTVLEGTLYVGFVTSNPDNRLITKALCAGDVFVFPEGLIHFQFNVGETNAVAIAGLSSQNPGVITIANAVFGSKPPISSDVLTKAFQVDKKVIDYLQAQFWMDNNN, encoded by the exons ATGAACAAGATGGCAGCCAACTCACTTCTATCCATTGTCTTCTTGGCTGTGGCTTTGTCCCTGACCTCGGCTTCTGATCCTGATCCTCTGCAGGACTTTTGTGTTGCTCTTAATGACACTAAGAAAGCTG TGTTCGTGAATGGAAAATTCTGCAAGGACCCAAAGCTTGCCACAGCCAGTGATTTCTTCTTCTCAGGACTTAACATGCCTGGAAACACATCCAACCGAGTTGGCTCTAATGTCACACTTGTAAATGTTGATAAACTAGCTGGACTTAACACCCTTGGTATCTCAATAGCTCGTCTTGATTTTGCACCTTATGGTCTCAACCCTCCACACACACACCCCCGTGCTACTGAGCTCCTCACTGTTTTGGAGGGAACACTCTATGTTGGTTTTGTTACTTCTAACCCAGATAATCGTCTGATCACAAAGGCTCTTTGCGCGGGTGACGTTTTCGTGTTCCCAGAAGGTCTCATTCACTTCCAATTCAATGTTGGAGAAACCAACGCCGTGGCCATTGCTGGGTTAAGCAGCCAAAACCCAGGTGTCATAACTATTGCAAATGCGGTCTTTGGTTCAAAGCCACCTATCTCTTCTGATGTTCTGACCAAGGCCTTCCAAGTGGACAAAAAAGTAATCGACTATCTTCAAGCTCAGTTCTGGATGGACAACAACAACTAG
- the LOC131168504 gene encoding putative germin-like protein 2-1, with amino-acid sequence MNKMAAKTLVSIVFLAVALSLASASDPSPLQDFCVALNDTKEAVFVNGKFCKDPKLATADDFFFSGLNVPGNTSNRLGSNVTLVNVDKLAGLNTLGISIARLDFAPYGLNPPHTHPRATELLTVLEGTLYVGFVTSNPDNRLITKVLYKGDVFVFPEGLIHFQFNVGDTNAVAIAGLSSQNPGVITIANAVFGSRPSISSDVLTKAFQVDKKVINYLQAQFWMDNNN; translated from the exons ATGAACAAGATGGCAGCCAAAACACTTGTATCCATTGTCTTCTTGGCTGTGGCTTTGTCTCTGGCCTCTGCTTCTGATCCCAGTCCCCTGCAGGACTTTTGTGTTGCTCTCAATGACACAAAGGAAGCTG TGTTCGTGAATGGAAAATTCTGCAAGGACCCAAAGCTTGCCACAGCTGATGATTTCTTCTTCTCGGGACTTAATGTTCCTGGAAACACATCGAACCGGCTTGGCTCTAATGTTACACTAGTAAATGTTGACAAACTAGCCGGACTTAACACCCTTGGTATCTCAATAGCTCGTCTTGATTTTGCACCCTATGGTCTCAACCCCCCACACACACATCCCCGTGCCACTGAGCTTCTCACTGTCTTGGAGGGAACCCTCTATGTTGGTTTCGTTACTTCTAACCCAGATAATCGCCTGATCACAAAGGTTCTTTACAAGGGCGACGTTTTTGTGTTCCCAGAAGGCCTCATTCACTTTCAGTTCAATGTTGGAGACACTAATGCCGTGGCTATCGCTGGATTAAGCAGCCAAAACCCGGGAGTCATCACTATTGCAAATGCTGTCTTTGGTTCAAGGCCATCCATCTCTTCTGATGTTCTTACCAAGGCCTTCCAAGTGGACAAAAAAGTTATTAACTATCTTCAAGCTCAATTTTGGATGGACAACAATAACTAA